In Ruminococcaceae bacterium BL-6, a genomic segment contains:
- a CDS encoding Lipoprotein signal peptidase, which produces MPRFCGQNKNSGKGWALSASFFMKVREQVLPLIVLLLAAVAVAADQALKMTAVAYLEPVGDISVIPGFFHLTYVRNPGAAFGILADQRWIFMILSIVLCAAIVVLLFRYRGHTRLSYWGSALVLAGGVGNMIDRFRNGYVVDYLHVLFFPFIFNFADACVTVGTVLLLIHILLLEKRGGKHGKYRKYAKYANRNYRNW; this is translated from the coding sequence TTGCCGCGCTTCTGCGGGCAGAATAAAAACAGCGGAAAGGGGTGGGCGCTGTCCGCCTCTTTTTTCATGAAAGTGAGGGAACAGGTTTTGCCTTTGATTGTTCTGCTTTTGGCGGCCGTCGCCGTGGCCGCCGACCAGGCCCTGAAAATGACGGCTGTCGCCTATCTGGAGCCCGTGGGGGACATTTCGGTGATCCCCGGCTTTTTTCATTTGACTTATGTGAGGAATCCGGGTGCCGCCTTTGGAATTCTGGCGGACCAGAGATGGATTTTCATGATCCTGTCGATCGTTCTCTGTGCGGCGATCGTCGTCCTGCTGTTCCGGTACCGGGGGCATACCCGGCTTTCCTACTGGGGGTCGGCGCTGGTTTTGGCCGGGGGCGTGGGGAATATGATCGACCGCTTCCGGAACGGGTATGTCGTCGACTACCTTCACGTTCTTTTCTTCCCGTTTATTTTTAACTTTGCCGACGCCTGCGTCACGGTTGGGACCGTGCTTCTGCTCATCCATATCCTGCTTTTGGAAAAGCGGGGCGGAAAGCACGGAAAGTACAGGAAGTATGCCAAATATGCAAACCGAAACTACAGAAACTGGTGA
- a CDS encoding Competence protein ComE: MEEEKTQIRCLLIAAALLCAAIIAYNVLFTPQVALTVVQTDAPSSSASRSPASSSEEYSPRPVSASGKLNLNTASAQEISDRLSGIGPVIAARIVAYREQHGAFRSAEDLKNIPGIGEKTLEKIRDEVIVG; this comes from the coding sequence ATGGAAGAGGAGAAAACCCAGATTCGCTGCCTGCTGATTGCGGCGGCGCTTCTGTGCGCGGCCATCATCGCGTACAATGTGCTGTTCACGCCGCAGGTCGCGCTGACCGTGGTGCAGACGGATGCTCCGTCCTCTTCCGCTTCCCGCTCTCCCGCTTCCAGCTCGGAGGAGTATTCTCCCAGGCCCGTTTCCGCTTCGGGAAAGCTGAATCTCAACACAGCTTCCGCGCAGGAGATTTCGGACCGGCTCAGCGGGATCGGCCCGGTGATCGCCGCACGGATCGTGGCATACCGTGAGCAGCACGGAGCGTTTCGCTCGGCGGAGGACCTGAAAAACATTCCCGGAATCGGGGAGAAGACCCTGGAGAAGATACGGGATGAAGTGATAGTGGGATAA
- a CDS encoding Cof-type HAD-IIB family hydrolase, whose translation MKIKDILLVSDLDGTLIGENFLIPPRNIEAIRRFQRKGGHFSVATGRPLDATKRYFGPVEPNELCVLLNGSVIYDFKACRATRFFPIPDQAPGFAKRVAGRFPQTGVEAFRKDSQFVLRSNPYVTEHLAHEKIPYREGAWQDGGEAWGKVLFASDPETKARMHEFADSFPHPGVRFVETSEYYLEMLPEGINKGTGLDEVIRQTRYERKNVFAIGDYYNDIELLKTAGFAAVPANAPPEIRQYADFVTGHCRDGAVADLIEYLEENLTE comes from the coding sequence TTGAAGATCAAGGATATTTTACTGGTTTCAGATTTGGATGGAACACTGATCGGAGAAAATTTTTTGATTCCGCCCCGCAATATCGAAGCGATCCGGCGTTTTCAGAGGAAGGGCGGCCATTTTTCCGTTGCGACCGGCCGTCCGCTCGACGCCACCAAGCGTTATTTCGGTCCGGTGGAGCCGAACGAGCTCTGCGTGCTGCTGAACGGCTCCGTTATTTACGATTTTAAGGCGTGCCGGGCGACCCGCTTTTTTCCCATCCCGGATCAGGCGCCCGGTTTTGCGAAACGGGTCGCCGGCCGTTTTCCGCAGACCGGCGTCGAAGCCTTCCGGAAGGACAGCCAGTTTGTTCTGCGCAGCAACCCGTATGTGACCGAGCACTTGGCCCATGAAAAGATCCCCTACCGGGAAGGCGCGTGGCAGGATGGGGGAGAAGCCTGGGGGAAGGTGCTGTTCGCGTCCGATCCCGAAACAAAGGCGCGGATGCATGAGTTTGCGGACAGCTTCCCGCATCCCGGCGTTCGGTTCGTGGAAACGTCCGAATATTATCTGGAGATGCTCCCGGAGGGTATCAACAAAGGCACCGGGCTGGATGAGGTGATCCGGCAGACCAGGTACGAGCGGAAAAACGTGTTTGCGATCGGCGACTATTATAACGATATCGAGCTGCTGAAAACGGCGGGGTTCGCCGCGGTGCCCGCTAACGCGCCGCCGGAGATCCGCCAGTATGCCGATTTCGTCACGGGCCATTGCCGGGACGGCGCGGTCGCCGACCTGATCGAATATCTGGAGGAAAATCTGACGGAATAA
- the rluD gene encoding pseudouridylate synthase (Evidence 2a : Function from experimental evidences in other organisms; PubMedId : 15078091, 15928344, 17188032, 17937767, 18032607, 20817755; Product type e : enzyme): protein MQTETTETGDCLQRKIVAVGEEQDDARADRAVCELLGGLTRSAVQKLMEQGNVRRGEARLSKNDRVRQGDELEILIPDPVVLEVKPQDIPLEIAYEDDDLLVVNKPKGMVVHPAAGNYENTLVNALLFHCGNSLSGINGVIRPGIVHRIDKDTSGLLIVAKNDFAHQKLAAQIKNHSFTREYEAVVYGVLKDDGGTVDAPIGRHPAERKKMAVTDRNSRRAVTHYQVLERFRGFTYVRLWLETGRTHQIRVHMAYIGHPVAGDPVYGPKKVIASLHGQCLHARVIGFVHPRDGRYLEIRSDLPDYFTHFLARLRQQS, encoded by the coding sequence ATGCAAACCGAAACTACAGAAACTGGTGATTGCTTGCAGCGAAAAATCGTCGCCGTCGGGGAAGAGCAGGATGACGCGCGCGCCGACCGGGCCGTCTGCGAGCTTTTGGGTGGGCTGACCCGCTCCGCCGTGCAGAAGCTGATGGAACAGGGAAATGTGCGCCGCGGGGAAGCCCGCCTTTCGAAAAACGACCGCGTCCGGCAGGGGGATGAGCTGGAGATCCTGATCCCGGACCCCGTCGTGCTGGAAGTGAAGCCGCAGGACATCCCGCTGGAAATCGCCTATGAGGATGACGACCTGCTTGTGGTCAACAAACCAAAGGGCATGGTCGTCCATCCAGCCGCGGGAAATTATGAAAATACGCTGGTCAACGCCTTGCTTTTCCACTGCGGGAATTCGCTTTCGGGGATCAACGGCGTGATCCGCCCCGGCATCGTCCACCGCATCGACAAGGATACCAGCGGCCTTCTGATTGTGGCGAAAAACGATTTTGCCCACCAGAAGCTTGCCGCGCAGATCAAAAATCACAGCTTTACGCGGGAATACGAGGCCGTCGTCTACGGGGTGCTGAAGGATGACGGCGGCACGGTCGACGCGCCCATCGGGCGGCACCCGGCCGAACGGAAGAAGATGGCGGTCACCGACCGGAACAGCCGCCGCGCCGTGACGCATTACCAGGTGCTGGAGCGTTTCCGCGGCTTTACTTATGTGCGGCTTTGGCTGGAAACGGGGCGCACTCACCAGATCCGCGTCCATATGGCTTATATCGGCCACCCTGTGGCGGGCGACCCAGTCTACGGACCCAAAAAAGTGATCGCTTCCCTGCACGGCCAGTGCCTGCACGCCCGCGTGATCGGGTTCGTGCATCCGCGCGACGGCCGTTATCTGGAGATCAGAAGCGACCTTCCGGATTATTTCACGCATTTTTTGGCGCGCCTGAGGCAGCAAAGTTAG
- a CDS encoding Cell division initiation protein DivIVA — MLTLNDIINVSFRKAGFSGYRTEDVDSFIDQVRESFDTLIKKTIEQKEANEALSAENAKLNQKLDALAEKIEGYRKEEDEIKTALVSAQKLGEASVREARHKAEIIIKDANLKAERIIGSAKTDVVSEKRELDDLKKKVSDFRSNLLAIYKEHLTLIDAIPAKKDEPEAPEEQPATSEPETDRKPEEQPQEDSGVPEDFSVDASSFETPADDPEKHDLRYDVLKFSDDDLEIDGD, encoded by the coding sequence GTGCTTACACTCAACGATATTATCAATGTAAGCTTCCGGAAAGCGGGTTTTTCCGGTTACCGCACGGAGGATGTAGACAGTTTCATCGATCAGGTCAGGGAATCCTTTGATACGCTGATCAAAAAGACGATTGAGCAGAAAGAAGCGAACGAAGCCTTAAGCGCCGAGAATGCCAAGCTGAATCAGAAGCTGGACGCTCTGGCGGAAAAAATAGAGGGTTACCGCAAGGAAGAGGACGAAATCAAAACCGCGCTGGTCAGCGCCCAGAAGCTGGGGGAGGCGTCGGTGCGTGAAGCGCGCCATAAGGCCGAAATTATCATCAAGGACGCGAACCTGAAAGCGGAACGGATCATCGGCAGCGCGAAGACGGATGTCGTCTCCGAAAAGCGCGAACTGGATGACCTGAAAAAGAAAGTTTCCGATTTCCGCTCGAATCTGCTTGCAATTTATAAGGAGCATCTCACCCTGATAGACGCAATTCCCGCGAAGAAGGACGAACCCGAGGCTCCGGAGGAGCAGCCCGCAACTTCCGAGCCGGAAACGGATCGAAAGCCGGAAGAGCAGCCGCAGGAAGATTCCGGCGTGCCGGAGGATTTTTCCGTGGACGCCTCATCGTTTGAAACGCCTGCCGACGATCCCGAAAAGCACGACCTGCGCTACGACGTCCTGAAATTCAGCGACGATGATCTGGAGATCGACGGCGACTGA
- a CDS encoding MurR/RpiR family transcriptional regulator: MSDILYRITDRFDSLTNSQRVVANYVSENISNVAFNTLDELALKIGVSTTTVIRFARALGYSGYSDMQQDIQSNIKGKVSLPERFSTATSHIKRDQLLLDSFHADIENINQTLASLNESVLRRAVEAIVKANHIYLLGMRGSFSMAHLMATRLGQIKDRVRLIQAVGSIFPEEVGGATQGDLCIVFMFPRYSRMTANIVSALKKRGVLILMFTSQNYTAVKSYGDIILPCAIQGLSYKNSFVAPLCLINYLVTAVSIEDTGAKEVLERTEEMLSQGYYFGL, translated from the coding sequence ATGTCAGATATCCTTTACAGGATTACCGATCGCTTTGACTCGCTGACCAATTCGCAGAGGGTAGTGGCAAACTACGTCAGCGAAAATATCAGCAACGTCGCGTTCAATACCCTTGATGAGCTGGCGCTGAAGATCGGTGTCAGCACGACGACGGTGATCCGCTTTGCGCGTGCGTTGGGTTACAGCGGCTATTCAGATATGCAGCAGGATATCCAGAGCAATATCAAGGGAAAGGTGAGCCTGCCGGAACGGTTCTCAACAGCAACAAGTCACATCAAGCGCGACCAGCTTCTTCTGGATTCGTTTCATGCCGACATCGAGAATATCAACCAGACACTGGCGAGTTTAAACGAGTCGGTGCTTCGGCGCGCCGTCGAAGCGATTGTGAAGGCCAATCACATCTATTTGCTGGGGATGCGCGGCTCCTTCTCGATGGCGCATCTCATGGCCACGCGTCTCGGCCAGATCAAAGACCGGGTGCGTCTGATCCAGGCGGTTGGCTCCATTTTTCCAGAGGAGGTGGGTGGAGCCACGCAAGGGGATTTATGTATCGTCTTTATGTTTCCGCGCTATTCCAGGATGACCGCCAATATTGTATCCGCGCTCAAAAAGCGCGGCGTGCTGATCCTGATGTTCACCAGTCAGAATTATACAGCGGTCAAGTCATATGGAGATATTATTCTTCCGTGCGCGATACAGGGGCTTTCATATAAGAACTCATTTGTTGCACCCTTGTGTCTGATCAACTATCTGGTGACGGCGGTGTCGATCGAGGACACGGGCGCCAAGGAGGTATTGGAGCGCACTGAGGAAATGCTCAGTCAGGGTTACTATTTCGGATTATAG
- the eno gene encoding Enolase, with the protein MADTTIKSISARQILDCRARPMLEVDVFTKGGAIGRASAPTGTSVGTYESFILRDGDPCEYNGLSVHKAVNAVQKVIAPALIGMDVLNQKAVDQRMIELDGTPNKQRLGGNSIYSVSSACLRAAAASQGVPLYRYLAGGPLKVLPLPTFNVINGGTNAGVTQAFNEFMIVPYRAASLEEVVLIAVTIYQKLESVITRYCKGTAPVLGRSYGWSAPSNDPEVVLKLLEQATEECGFSDKVAYALDCASSEMYDSATRTYELKGRRVGADELIDFARKLTEQFNLLFIEDLLDENDWDGFVKAHQVLKRTLLIGDDFIVTKKERLKKAYECKAVDGFILKPNQVGSITEALGTYRFAVERGLLAIPSGRAGGTVGDIVADLSLGLQCPISKNGAPKSGERLDKINTLLRASSDNPGSKLHNIDHLIRF; encoded by the coding sequence ATGGCCGACACAACGATCAAATCGATCTCTGCCAGGCAGATCCTCGATTGCCGGGCGCGTCCCATGCTCGAAGTGGATGTGTTCACAAAAGGAGGAGCGATAGGGAGGGCCTCCGCCCCCACCGGCACGTCGGTTGGTACGTACGAATCCTTCATCCTGCGGGACGGGGATCCGTGTGAATACAATGGGCTGAGTGTCCATAAAGCAGTCAACGCGGTCCAGAAGGTGATCGCCCCCGCCCTGATCGGCATGGATGTTCTAAACCAGAAGGCGGTCGATCAGCGAATGATCGAACTTGATGGAACCCCCAACAAACAGAGGCTCGGCGGAAATTCGATCTACAGCGTTTCGAGCGCCTGCCTGCGGGCGGCCGCGGCATCCCAGGGAGTGCCGCTCTATCGATACCTTGCCGGCGGCCCGCTCAAGGTTCTGCCGCTGCCTACCTTTAACGTCATCAACGGCGGAACAAACGCTGGCGTGACCCAGGCCTTCAACGAGTTTATGATCGTTCCCTACCGGGCCGCCTCCCTTGAGGAAGTGGTCCTCATCGCCGTGACCATCTACCAGAAGTTGGAATCGGTGATTACGCGCTACTGCAAAGGAACCGCTCCCGTACTGGGCCGCTCCTACGGATGGAGCGCACCCAGCAACGACCCCGAGGTCGTACTGAAACTGCTGGAACAGGCGACGGAAGAATGTGGTTTTTCGGATAAGGTCGCCTATGCACTCGACTGCGCATCCAGCGAGATGTACGACTCTGCTACGCGTACCTATGAACTCAAAGGCCGGCGCGTCGGCGCGGATGAACTGATCGACTTTGCGCGGAAACTGACCGAGCAGTTTAATCTGCTGTTCATCGAGGATCTTCTTGACGAGAACGACTGGGATGGATTTGTCAAGGCCCACCAAGTGCTGAAACGCACACTGCTGATCGGGGACGATTTTATCGTAACTAAGAAGGAACGCCTGAAAAAAGCCTATGAATGCAAGGCCGTAGACGGTTTTATTCTGAAGCCCAACCAGGTGGGAAGTATCACCGAAGCGCTCGGCACCTACCGGTTTGCGGTCGAACGGGGGCTTCTTGCGATTCCTTCGGGGCGGGCGGGCGGCACCGTGGGCGATATTGTGGCTGATCTGTCGCTTGGACTGCAATGCCCTATCTCAAAAAATGGAGCGCCCAAATCGGGGGAACGTCTCGACAAGATCAACACGCTGCTGCGTGCCAGCAGCGACAACCCCGGCAGCAAGCTCCACAACATTGACCATCTCATTCGTTTTTAA